A genomic region of Sciurus carolinensis chromosome 7, mSciCar1.2, whole genome shotgun sequence contains the following coding sequences:
- the Cnr1 gene encoding cannabinoid receptor 1, with protein MKSILDGLADTTFRTITTDLLFVGSNDIQYEDIKGDMASKLGYFPQKFPLTSFRGSPFQEKMTAGDNAQLVPVDPGNNITEFYNKSLSSYKENEENIQCGENFMDMECFMILNPSQQLAIAVLSLTLGTFTVLENLLVLCVILHSRSLRCRPSYHFIGSLAVADLLGSVIFVYSFVDFHVFHRKDSPNVFLFKLGGVTASFTASVGSLFLTAIDRYISIHRPLAYKRIVTRPKAVVAFCLMWTIAIVIAVLPLLGWNCKKLQSVCSDIFPLIDETYLMFWIGVTSVLLLFIVYAYMYILWKAHSHAVRMIQRGTQKSIIIHTSEDGKVQVTRPDQARMDIRLAKTLVLILVVLIICWGPLLAIMVYDVFGKMNKLIKTVFAFCSMLCLLNSTVNPIIYALRSKDLRHAFRSMFPSCEGTAQPLDNSMGDSDCLHKHANNTASVHRAAESCIKSTVKIAKVTMSVSTDTSAEAL; from the coding sequence ATGAAGTCGATCCTAGATGGCCTTGCAGACACCACCTTCCGCACCATCACCACAGACCTCCTCTTCGTGGGCTCGAATGACATCCAGTACGAAGACATCAAAGGCGACATGGCATCCAAATTAGGGTACTTCCCACAGAAATTTCCTTTAACTTCTTTTAGGGGCAGTCCCTTCCAAGAAAAGATGACTGCAGGAGATAATGCCCAGTTGGTCCCAGTAGACCCGGGAAACAACATTACAGAATTCTACAACAAGTCTCTCTCATCCTACAAGGAGAATGAGGAGAATATCCAGTGTGGGGAGAACTTCATGGACATGGAGTGCTTCATGATTCTGAACCCCAGCCAACAGCTGGCCATTGCTGTGCTGTCCCTCACGCTGGGCACCTTCACGGTTCTGGAGAACCTGCTGGTGCTGTGTGTCATCCTCCACTCCCGTAGCCTCCGCTGCAGGCCTTCCTATCACTTCATTGGCAGCCTGGCAGTGGCAGACCTTCTGGGGAGTGTCATTTTTGTCTACAGCTTCGTTGACTTCCACGTGTTCCACCGCAAAGATAGCCCCAACGTGTTTCTCTTCAAACTGGGTGGGGTCACAGCCTCCTTCACTGCCTCTGTAGGCAGCCTGTTCCTCACAGCCATCGACAGGTACATATCTATTCACAGGCCCCTGGCCTATAAGAGGATCGTCACCAGGCCCAAGGCCGTGGTGGCCTTTTGCCTGATGTGGACCATAGCAATTGTTATTGCTGTGCTGCCTCTCCTTGGCTGGAACTGCAAGAAACTGCAATCTGTCTGCTCAGACATTTTCCCACTCATCGATGAAACCTACCTGATGTTCTGGATCGGGGTCACCAGCGTGCTGCTGCTGTTCATCgtgtatgcatacatgtatattcTCTGGAAAGCTCACAGCCACGCAGTCCGCATGATTCAGCGTGGAACTCAGAAAAGCATCATTATCCACACATCAGAGGATGGCAAGGTACAGGTCACCCGGCCAGATCAAGCCCGCATGGACATTAGACTGGCCAAGACCCTGGTCCTGATCCTGGTGGTTTTGATCATCTGCTGGGGCCCTCTGCTTGCGATCATGGTGTATGATGTCTTTGGGAAGATGAACAAGCTCATTAAGACGGTATTTGCCTTCTGCAGTATGCTCTGCCTGCTGAACTCCACCGTGAACCCCATCATCTATGCTCTGAGGAGCAAGGACCTGAGACATGCTTTCCGGAGCATGTTCCCGTCGTGTGAAGGCACAGCGCAGCCTCTGGATAACAGCATGGGGGACTCGGACTGCCTGCACAAGCATGCAAACAACACAGCCAGTGTTCACAGGGCTGCAGAAAGTTGCATCAAGAGCACGGTCAAGATCGCCAAGGTGACCATGTCTGTGTCCACAGACACGTCTGCCGAGGCTCTGTGA